The Euwallacea similis isolate ESF13 chromosome 15, ESF131.1, whole genome shotgun sequence genome has a window encoding:
- the LOC136413787 gene encoding LOW QUALITY PROTEIN: uncharacterized protein (The sequence of the model RefSeq protein was modified relative to this genomic sequence to represent the inferred CDS: deleted 2 bases in 1 codon; substituted 1 base at 1 genomic stop codon) yields the protein MASAEELKKLNVARRICKAQLTMFGKFIENLDLDDGLSSTEINQLVERFNKLDTIFDKFEAAQSELELHATDLDEEVNERAEFEDRFYGLKADGKDLLDKFSKADRSAKVSNANESMPPSPLAGVKLPVISLPTFSGDYKDWLGFRDTYVSLIHNNRSLNQIQKFHYLRASLQGVASQVLETLEFTDNNYDVAWTTLSERYNNTRVLVHMHMKALLEIESVDRESAHKLRDLIDNVGKNLRTLSALGQKTEHWSDLIACLVGSKLDRVTERHWEEAKGNKKEVPSWESLREFLKNRADMLAAIERQRGSTKTEKNAGFKHNKASVKTFVGSDLKCVVCKANHLLVNCQRFLAMPPSERFNKAKQLKLCLNCLKLGHFGKDCRAKHCAKCTTKHHTLLHFESSRGQEAISHSEENLEHRVSLSALSSENHVFLSTALVEVRSAGGACLKVRALLDSGSQSNFISSSLCKRLKIKMDKFEMLVGGLGLKASEITHSCNVEVCARRRGYQASLKCLVLPRITGFIPGAVVDISRLNIPSNITLADPEFNRPGPINLLIGSELFYRLLCVGQISLGPNSPILQKTRFGWVVSGAMVQAGICSTVCNLSVNSRHGGREIEFGLKRFWEVEENFAETKAWSAEELSCEEHFQRTHRRSSDGRFVVAIPFKHPVTELGNSKEKALQRFLSLERKLSKDQGMKDEYCKFIREYLSLGHMSRVLDEDDSVVYYMPHHPVIKSESCTTKLRVVFDCSMPSSTGKSLNELQMVGPVIQPDLFDILIRFREFRFVVSADIAKMYRQVLVEPKQRALQRILWRESPSAPVEAFELNTVTYGQASASFLAVRCLHQIAEECELDVASIIKSSFYVDDFLHSVNSIEEGVSVSSRVSAALLGAGFKLRKWIFNEPAILGSVSQGGEDFQVLDFNGADRAKILGLTWQYSSDITACSRFDPQYLAPIMGDLPQERLTVGRVFSVVGVDYMGPLHIRDRKGRGSRLSKCYVSVFICFATKALHLELVSDLSSESFLLAFRRFVARRGRPSHVYSDIGTNFVGANRELSELGSFLIKESRNLVDSCAREGVQWHFIPAQSPHFGGLWEAGVKSVKHHLKRVAGNANLTFEQLITLLAQIEAILNSRPLSPMSQDPNDLTPLSPAHFLIGRSTTELPDPDLQHVPANRRSVFQRIQLIKQHFWKRWSKEYVSELQQRVKWKTQQQDVQEGVLVLVKEDNFPPSKWRMGRIVAVHPGRDGVNRVATIRTSSGLVKRSFMAEDSNEGGEDNLEEQETTDAEQEISGVDEDINIEDNSKLIFGKDGTTKWSLDTPTQNVRIRSHNIVRAFSGIKGSAKNAKSTLPCWSIFFNDDMLILIVKYINKFIDSKIELFSRERDCNQTEXTELKAFIGLLYMAGFHRNKRLNTNDLWATDSSGILFFQTIMSGKRFHFLLQNIRFNDRETRAETIDKLAPARQIFELFVVNCQNNYSMGEFVTIDEMLPAFREKCPFRQYIPLKPSKYGIKILSLVNAKIYYTSNLEIYLGKQPDGPYKIDNSDMSTVNRLCAPILGFRRNITADNWFTSFELVTDIERNRNLTYVGTIRKNKQELPPSFVAVHGRNAYTVAATYLKTIQNLIYLENYIL from the exons ATGGCCTCTGCTGAGGaacttaaaaagttaaacGTGGCTAGGAGGATATGCAAGGCCCAACTTACTATGTTTggtaaatttatcgaaaactTGGATTTGGATGATGGATTAAGTAGCACTGAAATCAATCAATTAGTagaaagatttaataaattagacaCTATTTTCGATAAGTTTGAGGCCGCCCAAAGTGAGTTGGAGCTACACGCTACTGATCTTGATGAAGAGGTAAATGAGCGAGCTGAATTTGAAGACCGATTTTATGGGCTAAAGGCTGATGGCAAAGatttattagataaatttaGTAAGGCCGACAGATCGGCAAAAGTCAGCAATGCAAATGAATCGATGCCTCCTAGTCCCTTAGCAGGCGTCAAGCTGCCAGTTATTTCGTTACCCACCTTTTCTGGTGATTATAAAGATTGGCTAGGTTTTCGGGATACCTATGTAAGCTTGATACACAATAACCGCTCgttaaatcaaattcaaaaattccattacttGCGGGCGTCATTGCAAGGTGTGGCATCTCAGGTTCTAGAAACTCTGGAATTTACTGATAATAACTATGATGTCGCATGGACAACCTTAAGCGAGCGATACAATAACACGCGAGTACTTGTACATATGCACATGAAGGCGTTACTCGAGATAGAATCGGTAGACAGGGAATCGGCTCATAAACTGAGGGACTTAATTGATAACGTAGGGAAAAATCTAAGGACGTTATCGGCGTTGGGTCAAAAAACTGAACACTGGAGTGATTTGATAGCCTGTCTCGTAGGTAGCAAGCTGGATCGAGTAACGGAAAGGCATTGGGAAGAGGCGAAGGGCAACAAGAAAGAGGTTCCCTCGTGGGAATCCTTGCGAGAGTTCCTAAAAAATAGGGCAGACATGCTAGCCGCAATCGAGCGTCAAAGGGGCAGCACTAAGACAGAGAAAAATGCGGGATTCAAACACAATAAGGCAAGTGTTAAAACTTTCGTAGGAAGCGATTTGAAGTGCGTAGTGTGTAAAGCAAATCACCTACTAGTTAATTGTCAAAGGTTTCTGGCTATGCCTCCCAGCGAAAGATTTAACAAAGCCAAACAACTCAAATTGtgtttgaattgtttaaagcTAGGGCATTTCGGAAAGGATTGTCGCGCAAAGCATTGTGCCAAGTGTACGACTAAGCACCACACATTGTTGCACTTTGAATCTAGCAGGGGGCAAGAGGCGATCTCCCATTCGGAGGAGAATTTGGAACATAGGGTTTCGTTGTCTGCACTAAGTTCGGAAAACCATGTCTTTCTGTCTACAGCTTTGGTAGAGGTTCGCAGTGCCGGGGGAGCGTGCTTGAAAGTACGCGCGCTTTTGGATTCGGGAAGTCAGTCGAATTTCATTAGCTCTTCGTTGTGTAAAAGGCTAAAGATAAAGAtggacaaatttgaaatgctAGTCGGAGGATTGGGTTTAAAGGCGTCGGAAATAACACACAGTTGCAACGTCGAGGTGTGTGCCCGACGCAGGGGTTACCAAGcttctttgaaatgtttagtcTTGCCCAGGATTACCGGATTCATTCCTGGTGCCGTTGTGGATATCAGTCGATTAAACATTCCTTCCAACATTACATTGGCGGATCCAGAATTCAATAGGCCTGGTCCCATAAACCTTTTAATAGGTAGCGAATTGTTTTATAGATTGTTGTGTGTTGGTCAAATTAGTCTTGGTCCGAATAGCCCCATCCTGCAGAAAACTAGGTTCGGCTGGGTCGTCTCCGGAGCGATGGTGCAGGCTGGCATCTGCAGCACAGTCTGCAACTTGAGCGTCAATTCGAGGCATGGTGGCCGTGAAATCGAATTTGGCTTGAaaaggttttgggaagttGAAGAAAACTTTGCTGAGACCAAGGCCTGGTCGGCTGAGGAGCTTTCATGTGAGGAGCATTTCCAAAGAACGCATAGGCGTTCGTCCGACGGTCGTTTCGTTGTTGCTATCCCCTTCAAGCATCCTGTCACTGAGCTAGGTAATTCAAAGGAGAAGGCTCTCCAAAGGTTTTTGTCGTTGGAGCGTAAGCTCAGTAAGGATCAAGGGATGAAGgatgaatattgcaaattcaTTCGTGAATATTTGAGCCTGGGGCACATGTCTCGAGTGCTTGATGAGGATGATAGTGTCGTCTACTACATGCCTCATCATCCTGTGATCAAATCGGAAAGCTGCACTACTAAATTAAGGGTTGTATTCGATTGTAGCATGCCTTCTTCAACAGGCAAATCCCTTAACGAGTTGCAAATGGTTGGTCCTGTCATCCAGCCCGATTTGTTCGACATTTTGATTCGTTTTCGTGAATTTCGTTTTGTAGTATCGGCGGATATCGCCAAGATGTATAGGCAAGTATTAGTTGAGCCTAAGCAACGAGCGTTGCAAAGAATTCTTTGGAGGGAATCGCCCTCAGCCCCTGTCGAGGCTTTCGAATTAAACACCGTAACATACGGTCAAGCTAGCGCCAGTTTCCTGGCCGTGAGGTGTCTTCATCAAATCGCCGAGGAGTGCGAACTTGATGTAGCatctataataaaatcgtcGTTTTATGTTGATGACTTCCTTCACTCAGTAAATTCGATTGAGGAAGGAGTTAGCGTTAGTAGCAGGGTTTCGGCCGCATTGTTGGGCGCCGGATTCAAGTTGagaaaatggattttcaaCGAACCTGCAATTTTGGGCTCCGTAAGTCAAGGAGGCGAGGACTTCCAGGTGCTAGACTTCAATGGTGCTGATAGGGCTAAGATTTTAGGGTTGACATGGCAGTATTCGTCGGACATCACTGCTTGTTCGCGATTCGATCCTCAATATTTAGCGCCTATCATGGGTGACCTTCCACAAGAGCGCTTAACTGTTGGACGCGTATTTTCGGTGGTAGGAGTGGACTACATGGGTCCTCTCCATATTAGGGATAGAAAGGGTCGCGGCTCGAGGTTGTCCAAGTGCTACGTAAGcgtttttatatgctttgcaACGAAGGCTCTGCATTTGGAATTAGTGTCTGATCTCAGTAGTGAGTCGTTTTTGCTCGCTTTTCGTCGGTTTGTGGCTCGGCGTGGACGGCCTAGTCATGTTTACTCGGATATTGGCACAAATTTCGTTGGTGCCAATCGGGAACTGTCAGAGCTCGGCAGtttcttaattaaagaatCTCGCAATTTGGTCGATTCATGTGCTCGAGAAGGTGTGCAGTGGCACTTCATACCCGCCCAATCACCTCACTTCGGAGGTCTTTGGGAGGCTGGTGTCAAATCGGTAAAACACCACCTGAAGAGAGTGGCGGGAAATGCCAACTTAACGTTCGAACAATTGATCACTTTATTAGCACAAATCGAAGCGATTCTCAATTCCCGTCCTCTTTCTCCCATGTCTCAAGATCCCAATGACCTAACTCCCTTATCACCCGCTCACTTCCTGATTGGAAGAAGCACCACGGAGCTGCCCGACCCAGACCTGCAACATGTTCCTGCAAATCGGCGGTCTGTATTCCAAAGAATCCAATTAATCAAGCAGCACTTTTGGAAGCGATGGAGCAAGGAATACGTCAGCGAACTTCAGCAGAGGGTGAAATGGAAAACGCAGCAGCAAGACGTCCAAGAAGGAGTGCTTGTACTCGTCAAGGAAGACAACTTTCCTCCCTCAAAATGGCGCATGGGACGAATTGTAGCAGTGCATCCTGGCCGGGACGGAGTGAACCGTGTAGCTACCATAAGAACTTCCAGTGGTCTGGTGAAGCGCTCGTTTA TGGCAGAAGATAGCAACGAAGGCGGAGAAGATAATCTGGAAGAACAAGAAACCACAGATGCCGAACAAGAAATATCAGGTGTCGACGAAGATATAAATATAGAAGATAACTCTAAGCTAATATTTGGAAAAGATGGCACGACAAAATGGTCATTAGACACACCAACTCAAAACGTAAGAATACGTTCACATAACATTGTACGTGCCTTTTCAGGGATAAAAGGTTCAGCGAAGAATGCAAAATCCACCTTACCCTGTTGGAGTATATTTTTCAACGACGATATGTTAATTCTGATAGTCAAATACATTAATAAGTTTATTGATAgtaaaatagaattatttaGTAGAGAAAGGGATTGCAATCAAACCGAATAGACTGAACTGAAAGCTTTTATAGGTCTTTTGTATATGGCTGGATTTCATAGGAATAAGAGACTAAATACCAACGACCTTTGGGCTACTGATAGTTCTGGCATATTATTCTTTCAAACAATTATGTCCGGTAAAAGATTTCACTTTCTTCTACAGAATATTCGTTTTAATGATAGGGAAACTCGAGCCGAAACCATTGATAAGCTTGCTCCTGCAAGGCAAATATTCGAGTTATTTGTTGTCAAttgtcaaaataattattccatGGGAGAATTTGTTACGATTGACGAGATGTTACCAGCATTT AGAGAAAAATGCCCATTCCGCCAATATATACCATTGAAGCCATCAAAGTACGGCATAAAGATTCTCTCGTTAGTGAATGCAAAGATCTATTATACTAGTAACTTGGAGATATATTTAGGAAAGCAGCCTGATGGTCCATACAAAATTGATAATAGTGACATGTCTACAGTAAACAGGCTGTGTGCACCAATTCTCGGCTTTAGGCGAAATATTACGGCAGATAACTGGTTTACCAGTTTTGAACTTGTTACTGATATTGAACGAAACCGCAATCTAACTTATGTAGGAACTATCAGAAAAAACAAGCAGGAGCTCCCACCAAGTTTCGTAGCAGTACACGGACGAAACGCATATACAGTGGCGGCCACCTATTTAAAAACgatccaaaatttaatttacctggaaaactacattttgtaa